One window of Nocardia nova SH22a genomic DNA carries:
- a CDS encoding polyphosphate kinase 2 family protein: MAKSPWTESATTALRADGVRLDSYDPAGTPGFTADKAVGEQLLAERGRVLSELQEMLFANGRSGDRRNLLLVLQGMDTAGKGGVVRHVIGAVDPQGVRHAAFGVPTEEERARHFLWRIRKRLPGGGQIGVFDRSHYEDVLVARVHNLVEPRVWEKRYDEINDFEREITEAGTTVVKVAMFVSLDEQKRRLTQRLERPDKYWKYDPSDIDDRAEWPQYQQAYQDVLDRTDTAWAPWYVIPADRKWYARLAITELLIEALRGMALDWPKPHFDIEAEKARLAAS; the protein is encoded by the coding sequence ATGGCGAAATCTCCATGGACCGAATCGGCCACCACCGCACTGCGCGCCGACGGGGTGCGGCTGGATTCCTACGATCCGGCGGGCACTCCCGGATTCACCGCGGACAAGGCGGTCGGCGAGCAACTGCTGGCCGAACGCGGTCGGGTGCTGTCCGAACTGCAGGAGATGCTGTTCGCCAACGGCCGTTCCGGCGATCGGCGGAATCTGCTGCTGGTGTTGCAGGGCATGGACACCGCGGGCAAGGGCGGGGTGGTGCGCCACGTGATCGGCGCGGTCGATCCGCAGGGCGTGCGGCACGCCGCCTTCGGGGTACCGACCGAGGAGGAGCGCGCCCGGCACTTCCTGTGGCGGATCCGCAAGCGTCTGCCCGGCGGCGGTCAGATCGGTGTCTTCGACCGTTCGCACTACGAGGATGTGCTGGTGGCCCGGGTGCACAATCTGGTCGAACCGCGGGTGTGGGAGAAGCGCTACGACGAGATCAACGATTTCGAGCGGGAGATCACCGAGGCCGGCACCACCGTCGTCAAGGTCGCGATGTTCGTCTCGCTGGACGAACAGAAACGACGGCTGACCCAGCGACTCGAACGCCCCGACAAATACTGGAAGTACGATCCGAGCGATATCGACGACCGGGCGGAATGGCCGCAATATCAGCAGGCGTATCAGGATGTCCTGGACCGCACCGATACCGCCTGGGCGCCCTGGTATGTGATCCCCGCCGACCGCAAGTGGTACGCCCGGCTCGCGATCACCGAACTGCTCATCGAGGCATTGCGGGGTATGGCACTGGACTGGCCGAAACCGCATTTC
- a CDS encoding TetR/AcrR family transcriptional regulator, whose amino-acid sequence MTTHRAASAAVDTAAVRPGRVDGRKRRWHQHKIDRREELVDGTLAAIRKRGGDVGMDEIAAEIGVSKTVLYRYFSDKSDLTRATMERFIETTLMPRIYEAISDDADEYQLVRNTLAAYVHTVDADIDVYRFIMGNPSTSDKSSLADFEKLFADVVSVVVQTKAFDRGVDTEGVLLYSYVIVGGVQLATDWWISNRSMSADRMLDHLAMMVWSAIEGMVRAGGSPEKFNAVPHELPESDQG is encoded by the coding sequence ATGACCACACATCGTGCCGCGAGCGCTGCCGTCGACACCGCTGCGGTGCGCCCCGGCCGGGTGGACGGTCGCAAGCGGCGCTGGCATCAGCACAAGATCGACCGCAGGGAAGAACTCGTCGACGGCACCCTCGCCGCCATCCGTAAACGCGGTGGCGATGTCGGGATGGATGAGATCGCGGCGGAGATCGGCGTCTCCAAGACCGTCCTGTACCGGTACTTCTCCGACAAGTCCGATCTGACCCGCGCCACCATGGAGCGGTTCATCGAGACCACTCTGATGCCGCGCATCTACGAGGCGATCAGCGACGACGCCGACGAATATCAGCTGGTCCGCAACACCCTCGCCGCCTATGTGCACACCGTGGACGCCGATATCGACGTCTACCGCTTCATCATGGGCAACCCCTCCACCAGCGACAAGTCCAGCCTCGCCGATTTCGAGAAGCTGTTCGCCGATGTGGTCTCGGTGGTCGTGCAGACGAAGGCATTCGACCGCGGCGTCGACACCGAGGGTGTGCTGCTGTACTCCTACGTGATCGTCGGCGGTGTGCAGCTGGCCACCGACTGGTGGATCAGCAATCGCTCGATGTCGGCCGACCGCATGCTCGACCATCTGGCCATGATGGTCTGGAGTGCGATCGAGGGAATGGTCCGCGCCGGTGGTTCGCCGGAGAAGTTCAACGCCGTCCCGCACGAACTTCCCGAGTCCGACCAGGGCTGA
- a CDS encoding ABC1 kinase family protein has protein sequence MAKELPTSRLARGTKLGVAVAGNVLRSQKTRRSMRGRSEAVRARMAEESMIRATEQMVMVLGTMKGVAMKLGQMLSVLDLDLVPPEHRERFQRRLAVLRDSAPKVSFDTMRGVIEKDFGRPLEELFAEFESEPIAAASIGQVYRARLHDGRRVAVKVQYPGIDVAVRADLKNLAMFRRVLQSAMPWVTPAVLDELRLNLESELDYVAEANTQLAVAELFADHPFIVVPATMPELSGTHVLVSEYFPGRGFEEIRQLPAAERNRVGEIIYRFYVGSLFTFNEFCGDPHPGNLLLGDDGRVAFLDFGLFNRMDPEHVRFEATCIRAAAEERAEDLRQLMIDHGIIDSPEEITPEDCLEYVLAACEWALIDQDLTITPELASGAFVLAVDPRAGEYAGMKQQNLPPEHLFSRRADFLTFGVLGQLEATANWHRIAREWLYGDAPVTELGKAHHAWMARRGLPEKPARSASAKRKNTGKRSGTK, from the coding sequence ATGGCGAAAGAGCTGCCTACATCGCGGCTTGCCCGGGGGACGAAATTGGGAGTGGCCGTTGCCGGCAACGTGCTGCGCTCCCAGAAGACCCGGCGCTCGATGCGTGGCAGATCCGAGGCGGTCCGGGCGCGGATGGCCGAGGAATCGATGATCCGCGCCACCGAGCAGATGGTCATGGTGCTCGGCACCATGAAGGGCGTCGCGATGAAGCTCGGGCAGATGCTCTCGGTGCTGGATCTGGATCTGGTGCCGCCGGAACATCGCGAGCGTTTCCAGCGGCGGCTGGCGGTGCTGCGCGACAGCGCGCCGAAGGTCTCCTTCGACACCATGCGCGGCGTCATCGAGAAGGATTTCGGCCGTCCGCTCGAGGAACTGTTCGCCGAATTCGAATCCGAGCCGATCGCGGCGGCCTCCATCGGCCAGGTCTATCGGGCGCGATTGCACGACGGACGCCGGGTCGCGGTGAAGGTGCAGTATCCGGGAATCGACGTCGCGGTGCGGGCCGATCTGAAGAATCTCGCCATGTTCCGGCGGGTGCTGCAGTCGGCGATGCCGTGGGTGACCCCCGCGGTCCTCGACGAACTGCGCCTGAATCTGGAGAGCGAACTCGACTACGTCGCCGAGGCGAACACCCAGCTGGCGGTCGCGGAATTGTTCGCCGACCATCCGTTCATCGTCGTTCCGGCGACCATGCCCGAACTGTCCGGCACCCATGTGCTGGTCAGCGAGTACTTCCCGGGACGTGGTTTCGAGGAGATCCGGCAGCTGCCCGCGGCCGAACGGAATCGGGTCGGCGAGATCATCTACCGCTTCTACGTCGGTTCGCTGTTCACCTTCAACGAATTCTGCGGTGATCCGCATCCGGGCAATCTGCTGCTCGGGGACGACGGCCGGGTCGCATTCCTCGACTTCGGCCTGTTCAACCGGATGGATCCCGAGCATGTGCGGTTCGAGGCGACCTGTATCCGCGCGGCGGCGGAGGAACGGGCGGAGGATCTGCGGCAGTTGATGATCGACCACGGCATCATCGACTCGCCGGAGGAGATCACCCCCGAGGACTGCCTCGAATACGTTCTCGCCGCCTGCGAATGGGCGCTGATCGATCAGGATCTGACCATCACCCCCGAACTCGCCAGTGGCGCTTTCGTTCTCGCGGTCGATCCGCGCGCGGGTGAATACGCGGGGATGAAACAACAGAATCTCCCGCCGGAACATCTGTTCTCCCGGCGGGCCGATTTCCTCACCTTCGGGGTACTGGGGCAGTTGGAGGCCACCGCGAACTGGCATCGGATCGCTCGGGAATGGCTCTACGGTGACGCACCGGTCACCGAACTCGGTAAGGCGCATCACGCCTGGATGGCACGGCGGGGACTGCCGGAGAAACCGGCCCGCTCCGCCTCCGCCAAACGGAAGAACACCGGAAAACGTTCCGGTACAAAATAA
- a CDS encoding ESX secretion-associated protein EspG — protein sequence MKWVLTPDEFAHVWATETDLDRRPYPVNMLPESTVRTESEYAALGLRNRYARNTDPDLTAALVLCTRPDATTITVSGQRSAAGDEERILAFAAVVHRHAALLIARPESVSVLVCHARGLGERLVAAIGPAPAGQSPAMREPQQAVLDSGADARPGGDITAPHDPAAARFRRKLRAPVDSRGFITVTIAPDNPMSPPTRHRTWLDITGDGRYLLTTAAELVLTPVDDAEFAAQLLRLAGIG from the coding sequence GTGAAGTGGGTGCTGACCCCCGACGAGTTCGCCCACGTCTGGGCCACCGAAACCGACCTCGACCGCCGCCCCTATCCGGTGAACATGCTGCCGGAATCCACCGTGCGCACCGAATCCGAATATGCCGCACTGGGTCTGCGCAATCGCTACGCCCGCAACACCGACCCCGACCTGACCGCCGCGCTGGTGCTGTGCACCCGCCCCGACGCCACCACGATCACCGTGTCCGGACAGCGGTCGGCCGCCGGTGACGAGGAGCGGATTCTCGCGTTCGCGGCGGTGGTACATCGGCACGCCGCCCTGCTCATCGCCCGCCCGGAATCGGTCAGCGTGCTGGTGTGTCATGCGCGCGGGCTGGGCGAACGACTGGTCGCGGCGATCGGCCCGGCACCGGCCGGACAGTCCCCGGCGATGCGCGAACCCCAGCAGGCGGTCCTCGACTCCGGCGCCGACGCCCGGCCCGGCGGTGACATCACCGCACCGCACGATCCGGCAGCCGCCCGGTTCCGGCGGAAGTTGCGCGCACCCGTCGATTCGCGCGGATTCATCACGGTCACGATCGCCCCCGACAATCCGATGTCCCCGCCGACCCGGCACCGCACCTGGCTCGATATCACCGGCGACGGCCGATATCTGCTGACCACGGCCGCCGAATTGGTGCTCACCCCGGTCGACGACGCCGAATTCGCCGCCCAGCTCCTGCGCCTGGCCGGAATCGGCTGA
- a CDS encoding saccharopine dehydrogenase family protein translates to MTDREFDLVLFGATGFVGRLTAQYLATAAPDGARIALAGRSPERLTAVRDELGGAAAIWPLLVADSSDQAALDALAARTKVVVTTVGPYLRYGLPLAQACANAGTHYADLTGEPLFIRECIDGFGEKAAETGAKIVNSCGYDSIPSDLSVYRLYRRSVEDNTGELTDTTLVAWLSGGVSGGTVDSGRAMMEAVAADPAKGAVLSHPYSLSPDKAMDPDVGRQSDQALSRASAVDPSLDGWVATFVMAAHNTKIVRRSNGLLGWVYGKNFRYREVMSAGSSATAPLVAAGMAGGIVAGMTAGALLSRISAGRKLLDRILPKPGTGPDEKARRRGWFRMKTFAATTSGAKYVCTFAGEGDPGYQATSVMLGQAGLCLAFDELPELAGILTPAAAMGDPLTERLREAGLTIEVERAG, encoded by the coding sequence ATGACGGACCGGGAATTCGATCTCGTACTGTTCGGCGCGACGGGATTCGTCGGCAGACTCACCGCGCAATATCTGGCAACGGCCGCACCGGACGGCGCCCGGATCGCCCTCGCGGGACGCTCGCCGGAACGGCTCACCGCGGTCCGCGACGAACTGGGCGGAGCGGCAGCGATCTGGCCGCTGCTGGTCGCCGACTCCTCCGACCAGGCCGCTCTCGACGCGCTCGCGGCCCGCACCAAGGTCGTGGTGACCACGGTCGGCCCGTATCTGCGCTACGGCCTGCCGCTGGCGCAGGCCTGCGCGAACGCCGGGACCCACTACGCGGACCTCACCGGGGAGCCGCTGTTCATCCGCGAATGCATCGACGGGTTCGGGGAGAAGGCCGCCGAGACCGGCGCCAAGATCGTGAATTCCTGTGGCTACGACTCGATTCCGTCGGATCTGAGCGTGTACCGGCTCTACCGCCGCTCGGTCGAGGACAACACCGGCGAGCTCACCGACACCACCCTGGTGGCCTGGCTGTCCGGCGGAGTCAGCGGCGGCACCGTCGATTCCGGCCGCGCCATGATGGAGGCCGTCGCCGCCGATCCGGCCAAGGGCGCGGTGCTGTCGCATCCGTACTCGCTGAGTCCGGACAAGGCGATGGATCCAGATGTGGGCCGCCAGTCCGATCAGGCGCTGTCGCGCGCCTCGGCCGTCGATCCGAGTCTGGACGGCTGGGTGGCGACCTTCGTGATGGCCGCGCACAACACCAAGATCGTGCGGCGCAGCAACGGACTGCTGGGCTGGGTGTACGGCAAGAACTTCCGCTACCGGGAGGTGATGAGCGCCGGATCCTCGGCGACCGCACCGCTGGTCGCTGCCGGTATGGCGGGCGGCATCGTCGCCGGGATGACCGCCGGAGCCCTGTTGTCGCGGATATCCGCGGGTCGCAAACTGCTGGATCGGATACTGCCGAAACCGGGTACCGGCCCGGACGAGAAGGCCCGCCGCCGCGGCTGGTTCCGGATGAAGACCTTCGCCGCCACCACCTCGGGCGCGAAATACGTGTGCACCTTCGCGGGCGAGGGCGACCCCGGATATCAGGCCACCTCGGTGATGCTCGGGCAGGCCGGATTGTGCCTGGCCTTCGACGAATTGCCGGAACTCGCGGGCATTCTCACCCCGGCCGCGGCAATGGGCGATCCGCTCACCGAGCGGTTGCGCGAGGCGGGGCTGACGATCGAGGTCGAGCGGGCGGGATGA